A single Lactuca sativa cultivar Salinas chromosome 8, Lsat_Salinas_v11, whole genome shotgun sequence DNA region contains:
- the LOC111913711 gene encoding spermidine synthase 1 — translation MAEQTTVAAATDSPLKRPREGDENGAAAFETNANISSVIPGWFSEISPMWPGEAHSLKVEKILFQGKSEYQDVMVFQSATYGKVLVLDGVIQLTERDECAYQEMITHLPLCSIPNPKKVLVVGGGDGGVLREVARHTSIEHIDICEIDKMVVDVSKEFFPDVAVGYDDPRVNLHIGDGVAFLKAAPEGSYDAVIVDSSDPIGPAQELFEKPFFESVAKALRPGGVVCTQAESIWLHMDIIEDIVANCCQVFKGSVNYAWTTVPTYPSGVIGFMLCSTEGPKVDFKNPVNPIDAIDKQSKSVGPLKFYNKEIHSAAFCLPSFAKKVIEAKAAK, via the exons ATGGCTGAACAGACCACCGTCGCCGCCGCGACTGATTCGCCGTTAAAGAGGCCAAGAGAAGGAGACGAGAACGGCGCCGCCGCGTTTGAAACTAATGCCAACATATCATCTGTCATTCCCGGATGGTTTTCAGAGATTAGCCCAATGTGGCCTG GAGAAGCACACTCTTTAAAAGTGGAAAAGATCTTGTTTCAAGGAAAGTCTGAGTATCAAGATGTTATGgtatttcag TCAGCAACATATGGGAAAGttcttgttttagatggtgtaattcAACTTACAGAAAGAGATGAATGTGCATATCAAGAAATGATAACTCATCTTCCCCTTTGTTcaattccaaaccctaaaaag GTTTTGGTTGTTGGAGGAGGTGATGGTGGTGTGTTGCGTGAAGTAGCTCGACATACTTCTATTGAACATATAGATATATGTGAGATTGATAAAATGGTTGTTGAT GTTTCTAAAGAGTTCTTTCCCGATGTAGCTGTTGGATACGATGATCCTCGTGTCAACCTCCACATAGGCGATG GAGTTGCATTCTTGAAAGCTGCTCCTGAAGGAAGTTATGATGCTGTTATAGTTGATTCTTCAGATCCAATAG GTCCAGCTCAAGAGCTTTTTGAGAAACCGTTTTTTGAATCTGTTGCAAAAGCGTTGCGTCCTGGTGGTGTTGTTTGTACACAAGCTGAAAGCATATGGCTTCATATGGATATTATTGAAGATATTGTTGCAAATTGTTGCCAAGTGTTTAAAGGATCTGTTAACTATGCATGGACAACGGTTCCTACGTATCCAAG TGGTGTTATTGGATTCATGTTATGTTCTACTGAAGGACCCAAGGTTGACTTCAAGAACCCGGTCAACCCAATAGATGCAATCGATAAACAATCTAAATCTGTGGGACCCTTGAAGTTCTACAA